A genomic segment from Nitrospirota bacterium encodes:
- a CDS encoding AAA family ATPase, whose product MGKVIAIANQKGGVGKTTTAINLSASLAAAEKRVLLIDIDPQGNTTSGFGIDRESLQINLYHQFIGEAQMSDIRIKTMLSCLDIIPSSIDLIGAEVELIGRDNRERILERAVSPLKNEYEFIIIDCPPSLGFLTLNALTASDTVLIPVQCEYYAMEGLGLLLNTVRRIQQSFNPYLRIEGILLTMHDVRNNISHQVIEEVRRHFEDKVFETVIPRNVTLSEAPSHGKPVILYDVRSRGAQSYLSLAKEVMDNAKNGVR is encoded by the coding sequence ATGGGTAAGGTCATCGCCATAGCAAATCAGAAAGGAGGGGTTGGAAAGACGACGACAGCCATAAACCTTTCCGCTTCACTTGCTGCCGCAGAGAAGAGGGTATTACTTATAGACATTGACCCTCAAGGGAATACAACAAGTGGATTCGGCATAGACAGGGAATCGCTCCAGATAAATCTCTATCATCAATTTATTGGTGAGGCACAGATGTCTGATATAAGGATAAAGACGATGCTTTCCTGTCTTGATATAATCCCTTCAAGTATAGACCTTATAGGTGCAGAGGTGGAACTTATCGGTAGGGATAACAGAGAACGGATACTTGAAAGGGCTGTCTCTCCTCTGAAAAACGAATACGAGTTCATCATCATAGACTGTCCTCCATCACTCGGCTTTCTTACCCTGAATGCACTTACCGCTTCTGACACTGTTCTAATACCTGTCCAGTGTGAATATTATGCAATGGAGGGACTGGGTCTGCTGCTTAATACAGTCAGGCGTATCCAGCAGTCGTTTAATCCATATCTAAGGATAGAAGGTATATTACTCACTATGCACGATGTGCGTAACAATATATCTCATCAGGTGATCGAAGAAGTAAGACGACATTTTGAAGACAAGGTCTTTGAAACTGTTATACCGAGAAATGTTACACTCAGCGAAGCGCCGAGTCATGGAAAGCCTGTAATCCTTTATGATGTAAGATCCCGTGGGGCGCAGAGCTATCTTTCACTCGCAAAGGAGGTAATGGATAATGCCAAAAATGGCGTTAGGTAG
- a CDS encoding ParB/RepB/Spo0J family partition protein, with product MPKMALGRGLGALIPESTDMPAGVVAIDIDKIRPNEYQPRKRFDEAQLQELAASIKAKGIIQPVIVRRDGEGVYSLITGERRWRAAKIAGLSKIPAIIKDVAESELLEVALIENIQREDLNPIETAEACQRLIKDFHLTQEAISERLGMQRSSIANYLRILRLPYEVKQWIADGSLTMGHAKAILSIEHQNEILRVARKVIEKGLSVRETETAVERLKRLITKKTIKKRHVQLDYIEDELKRTLGTKVRIIQGRRGGKVEIEYYSTEDLDRIIEVITGRRRT from the coding sequence ATGCCAAAAATGGCGTTAGGTAGGGGACTTGGTGCCCTGATACCTGAATCAACAGATATGCCTGCTGGTGTAGTAGCCATAGACATAGATAAGATCAGACCAAACGAATATCAGCCACGAAAAAGGTTCGATGAAGCACAACTCCAGGAACTGGCGGCCTCTATTAAGGCAAAGGGGATTATACAACCAGTAATTGTCAGAAGGGATGGTGAGGGGGTATACAGTCTTATCACTGGGGAGCGCAGATGGAGGGCTGCAAAAATTGCTGGCTTGAGTAAGATTCCTGCAATAATAAAGGATGTTGCCGAATCAGAATTATTAGAGGTAGCACTTATTGAAAATATCCAGCGTGAAGACCTTAATCCAATCGAGACCGCAGAGGCATGTCAGCGACTTATCAAGGATTTCCACCTTACACAGGAAGCCATCTCTGAGCGTCTTGGTATGCAACGGTCGTCAATAGCAAACTACCTGAGGATATTACGACTTCCTTACGAGGTCAAACAATGGATTGCAGATGGCTCTTTAACCATGGGTCATGCAAAGGCAATCCTATCAATCGAGCATCAAAATGAAATATTGCGAGTTGCAAGAAAGGTCATAGAGAAAGGGCTTTCTGTCAGAGAAACAGAGACTGCCGTTGAGCGGTTAAAGAGGCTAATCACAAAAAAAACCATAAAAAAGAGACATGTGCAACTTGACTATATCGAAGATGAACTGAAAAGGACATTGGGCACAAAGGTAAGGATAATTCAGGGTAGAAGAGGTGGGAAGGTCGAGATCGAATACTATTCAACAGAAGATCTCGATAGAATAATAGAGGTAATCACTGGCAGAAGGAGGACTTAA
- a CDS encoding polymer-forming cytoskeletal protein, whose protein sequence is MWKKREDTEIVTYLGKSTEFKGHLSFEGTIRIDGHLEGDIGSRGTLIVGEGAYITGEIKVGTLINQGEIVGNVIAENKIKLLPSGQLKGDIKTPLLIIEEGAVFDGRSEIIKKVEDEKIIRLERKEKEG, encoded by the coding sequence ATGTGGAAAAAAAGGGAAGACACAGAAATAGTAACTTATCTTGGCAAGAGCACAGAATTTAAGGGACATCTCTCGTTTGAAGGGACTATAAGGATAGATGGTCATCTTGAGGGTGATATAGGCTCAAGAGGGACATTAATAGTCGGAGAAGGTGCATATATTACGGGTGAGATTAAGGTTGGGACATTGATAAATCAAGGTGAGATTGTAGGAAATGTTATTGCTGAAAACAAGATAAAGCTACTTCCCTCTGGGCAATTAAAGGGAGATATAAAGACCCCACTTCTAATAATAGAAGAGGGGGCTGTGTTTGATGGAAGAAGTGAGATCATCAAAAAAGTCGAGGATGAAAAAATAATACGTTTAGAGAGAAAAGAGAAAGAAGGCTAA
- a CDS encoding thiamine pyrophosphate-dependent enzyme: MAEPLKLKDLSKKEDLFTHGHRMCSGCGAPIIVKMVLLASDYPIVACSSTGCLEVSSCISQITAWKIPWIHSAFENAAATIAGVESMYRALKKKGKTDKEIKFVTFCGDGGTYDIGFQSLSGAMERGHDMLYICYDNGAYMNTGIQRSSATPFGADTTTSPAGSVIPGKLQPRKNLTKIMAAHDIPYVAQASPSHWSDLMRKAKKALEIKGPKFMNILSPCNRGWRSRTDDAIELSRLAVDTCYWPLYEIENGVTKITHKPKVKKPIVDFLKPQGRFKHLFSPENEWILKRLQEEIDREWENLQRESLP, encoded by the coding sequence ATGGCTGAACCGTTAAAATTAAAAGACCTATCAAAGAAGGAAGACCTTTTTACACACGGACATAGGATGTGCTCTGGTTGTGGCGCACCAATTATTGTAAAAATGGTCCTTCTTGCATCAGATTATCCAATCGTTGCATGTTCTTCGACAGGGTGTCTTGAGGTCTCATCCTGTATTTCACAGATTACAGCATGGAAAATCCCATGGATACACAGCGCCTTTGAAAATGCTGCTGCAACAATTGCTGGGGTAGAATCTATGTATAGGGCTTTAAAGAAGAAGGGCAAGACAGATAAAGAGATAAAGTTTGTAACCTTCTGTGGCGATGGCGGGACATACGATATAGGGTTTCAGAGTTTATCAGGGGCAATGGAACGTGGACATGATATGCTCTATATCTGTTATGACAATGGTGCATACATGAATACAGGGATTCAGCGATCAAGTGCTACTCCCTTTGGTGCAGATACTACCACGAGCCCTGCAGGTAGTGTAATTCCTGGCAAGCTTCAGCCAAGGAAAAATCTGACAAAGATTATGGCTGCGCATGATATCCCGTATGTAGCACAGGCGTCTCCAAGCCACTGGTCTGATTTAATGAGAAAGGCGAAGAAGGCACTCGAGATAAAAGGGCCAAAGTTTATGAATATACTCTCACCATGTAACAGAGGCTGGAGATCAAGAACAGACGATGCCATTGAACTATCACGGCTTGCAGTTGATACGTGTTATTGGCCACTCTACGAGATTGAAAATGGTGTTACAAAGATAACTCACAAGCCAAAGGTTAAAAAACCAATCGTAGATTTCCTTAAACCACAGGGGAGGTTTAAACATCTATTTTCCCCAGAAAACGAATGGATATTAAAAAGGCTCCAGGAAGAGATAGACAGAGAATGGGAGAATCTACAGAGAGAATCGCTCCCTTAG
- the porA gene encoding pyruvate ferredoxin oxidoreductase, translated as MAKIVAVTGNEAVAEALRQINPDVCAAYPITPQTDLMQRFSNFVSDGKVNTELILVESEHSAMSACIGAAAGGGRVATATCGPGLALMWEMLFVASGMRLPIVMPVVNRSLSAPLNIHGDHSDAMGARDSGWIQLWSENAQEAYDNTIQAFRIAEHMDLRLPVMICMDGFIISHSIERIEYLKDDEVKNFVGEYKPLNPLLDIEHPKSMGPLILPDLYHEFKRAQHEVMTKAKDAVLEVASEFERLSRRRYGFFESYRLEDAEIALIILNSAAGTAKDVIDEFRDRGIRAGLLKPRLFRPFPYEEVADAIKNVKALCVMDRADSFGGYGPLFLEVSSAVLHLKERPLLINKIYGLGGRDFLPEHAEQVLVELIEIVKTSRIKTIKEYIGVRE; from the coding sequence ATGGCTAAGATTGTTGCTGTAACCGGGAATGAGGCAGTAGCAGAGGCATTGAGACAGATAAATCCCGATGTATGTGCGGCATACCCAATAACTCCACAAACAGACCTTATGCAGAGATTTTCAAATTTTGTCTCAGATGGCAAGGTTAATACCGAGCTTATACTTGTTGAAAGTGAACATAGCGCTATGAGTGCATGTATTGGAGCTGCGGCTGGTGGTGGAAGGGTTGCAACAGCTACATGTGGACCTGGACTTGCACTTATGTGGGAGATGCTCTTTGTTGCTTCTGGCATGAGACTTCCGATAGTTATGCCTGTTGTAAACAGGTCTCTATCAGCGCCTCTTAATATACATGGAGATCATTCTGATGCGATGGGTGCACGTGATTCAGGATGGATACAACTCTGGTCTGAGAATGCACAGGAGGCATATGACAATACCATACAGGCATTCAGAATCGCAGAACATATGGATCTAAGGCTGCCTGTAATGATATGTATGGATGGTTTTATAATAAGCCATTCGATAGAGAGGATAGAGTATCTCAAAGATGATGAAGTAAAAAACTTTGTTGGTGAATATAAACCTTTAAATCCGCTCCTTGATATAGAACACCCCAAAAGTATGGGACCTTTGATACTCCCTGACCTCTATCATGAATTCAAAAGGGCGCAGCATGAAGTTATGACAAAGGCAAAGGATGCGGTTCTGGAAGTGGCATCAGAATTTGAAAGATTGAGTAGACGGAGATATGGGTTTTTTGAATCATACAGGCTTGAAGATGCAGAGATAGCCCTTATAATTCTTAACTCAGCTGCAGGTACAGCAAAAGATGTTATAGATGAATTCAGGGACAGGGGAATTAGAGCGGGTCTCTTAAAACCGAGACTCTTCAGACCATTTCCATATGAAGAGGTTGCTGATGCCATTAAAAATGTAAAGGCTCTCTGCGTGATGGATAGAGCAGACTCCTTTGGTGGGTATGGTCCTTTATTCCTTGAGGTAAGCTCAGCAGTTCTTCATCTTAAAGAGCGTCCCCTGCTGATAAACAAGATATATGGACTTGGAGGAAGGGATTTCTTACCTGAGCATGCAGAACAGGTCTTAGTGGAACTCATAGAGATCGTAAAAACAAGTAGGATTAAAACTATAAAAGAGTATATTGGTGTTAGAGAGTAA
- the porD gene encoding pyruvate synthase subunit PorD, with translation MKPKGWKDLTPGAVILEPGNAVEFKTGSWRVFRPVWREENCIQCLFCWLYCPDMAIVVNDGKRREFNYDYCKGCGICALECPGKKGQKAIVMVEEGK, from the coding sequence GTGAAACCAAAAGGATGGAAAGATCTTACCCCAGGGGCTGTAATACTTGAGCCAGGAAATGCGGTGGAGTTTAAAACTGGCTCCTGGAGGGTATTCAGACCTGTATGGAGAGAGGAAAATTGTATTCAGTGTCTTTTCTGCTGGCTATACTGCCCTGATATGGCGATTGTAGTAAATGATGGAAAGAGGAGAGAATTTAATTATGACTACTGTAAAGGCTGTGGTATCTGTGCACTTGAATGTCCCGGTAAGAAGGGACAGAAGGCTATTGTTATGGTAGAGGAGGGCAAATAG